From the genome of Pseudanabaena sp. FACHB-2040, one region includes:
- a CDS encoding ABC transporter ATP-binding protein yields MADSLLTLENFHVAYPGQLDWAVQAVSLTLAPGEKLGLVGESGCGKSTLGRAALRLLPTTARMEGRVQFEGQSVLEFSPQRLRQFRGEAIALVFQDPMTRLDPLMTIGDHCIETLQAHRPELSKAGAKERSLHVLAKVNIPANRFNQYPHEFSGGMRQRVAIALAMLLEPKLIVADEPTTSLDVTVSAQILAELTRLCEENNTALILISHDLALVAEQCDRVAVMYQGALVEEGPAQSVLFDPQHPYTQSLVESALHLQRSNARTASVEPPQPLLRVQDLTKHYVLEAGFLGKLLGRQQDTVIRAVDGISLDLYAGEILGLVGESGCGKSTLSRTILQLIQPTSGRVEFLGRDLTQLPPSELRRQRRNLQMVFQDPHACLNPMMTVGQSIADPLLIHGLANRYEAAKKAHAMLDRVGLTPTETYFDRFPGDLSGGQQQRVAIARALITQPKLIICDEPVSMLDATVQAQVLELMLDLKREFDLTYLFITHDLWVAKFLCDRIAVMQAGKVVELGPTEQLFGHPQHPYTQTLLRAAPLFARQVS; encoded by the coding sequence ATGGCTGATTCTCTGCTGACCCTTGAAAACTTCCATGTTGCGTATCCGGGGCAGCTGGATTGGGCTGTTCAGGCGGTATCGCTGACGCTGGCACCGGGTGAAAAGTTGGGATTGGTGGGAGAGTCGGGCTGCGGCAAATCCACGTTAGGACGGGCTGCCCTGCGGCTGTTGCCTACGACTGCTCGGATGGAGGGGCGAGTGCAGTTTGAAGGCCAGTCGGTGCTAGAGTTTTCTCCCCAGCGGCTGCGGCAGTTTCGGGGCGAAGCTATTGCCTTAGTATTTCAAGATCCGATGACCCGGCTTGATCCCCTGATGACGATTGGGGATCATTGTATTGAGACTTTGCAAGCCCATCGACCTGAGCTTTCGAAAGCGGGAGCTAAGGAGCGATCTCTGCACGTCTTGGCAAAGGTTAATATTCCGGCTAATCGCTTCAACCAATACCCTCATGAGTTTAGTGGGGGGATGCGGCAACGGGTTGCGATCGCACTGGCTATGCTGCTAGAGCCAAAGCTGATTGTGGCCGATGAGCCTACGACCAGCTTGGATGTGACAGTGTCGGCCCAGATTTTGGCAGAGCTGACCCGCCTGTGTGAGGAGAACAATACGGCCCTGATCTTGATCTCTCACGACCTAGCGCTGGTGGCTGAGCAGTGCGATCGCGTGGCCGTGATGTATCAGGGCGCGCTGGTGGAGGAAGGGCCAGCCCAGTCTGTGTTGTTTGACCCGCAGCACCCCTACACACAGTCGCTGGTCGAGTCGGCCCTGCACCTACAGCGATCCAACGCTCGAACTGCAAGCGTGGAGCCGCCTCAGCCCCTGCTTCGCGTGCAAGATCTGACCAAGCACTACGTTCTAGAGGCTGGCTTTTTAGGCAAGCTGTTGGGCCGACAGCAGGATACGGTGATCAGAGCCGTCGATGGCATTTCCCTCGATCTCTATGCCGGCGAAATCTTGGGGCTGGTGGGGGAATCGGGCTGCGGTAAGAGCACCCTTTCTCGCACCATTCTGCAGCTAATTCAGCCGACCTCAGGGCGAGTGGAGTTTTTGGGCAGAGACTTAACTCAGCTCCCCCCTAGTGAACTGCGGCGGCAGCGGCGCAACCTGCAAATGGTGTTTCAAGACCCCCATGCCTGCTTAAACCCGATGATGACGGTGGGGCAAAGCATTGCCGATCCGCTGCTGATTCATGGGTTAGCCAACCGCTATGAAGCCGCCAAAAAGGCCCATGCCATGCTGGATCGAGTTGGCCTCACCCCCACCGAAACTTACTTCGATCGCTTTCCCGGCGATCTCTCAGGTGGACAGCAGCAGCGAGTTGCGATCGCACGTGCCCTAATCACCCAACCCAAGCTAATCATTTGCGATGAACCTGTCAGTATGCTCGATGCCACGGTGCAGGCTCAGGTGCTAGAGCTGATGCTAGACCTCAAGCGAGAGTTTGACCTAACCTACTTATTCATTACCCACGACCTCTGGGTTGCGAAGTTTTTGTGCGATCGCATTGCCGTAATGCAGGCGGGCAAGGTTGTGGAGCTAGGCCCCACCGAACAGCTTTTTGGCCATCCCCAGCATCCCTACACGCAGACGCTGCTACGGGCGGCACCGCTGTTTGCTCGGCAAGTTTCTTAA
- the thrS gene encoding threonine--tRNA ligase yields the protein MADHRELARDMDLFHFEEHSPGMVFWHPQGLRLFHCIEDFMRQVYQAHGFEEVRSPIVLSRSLWERSGHWEKFRKGMFVVGSGDAEADNESAQFIINPSYALKPMSCPAHIAIYQSHKRSYRENPMRLMEFGMCHRNELSGTLSGCMRLRQFIQDDAHIFCRESDVQHAISNFLNMVQQVYAAFGYEQFSLQISLRPEQRLGSDQLWDRAESLLIEAVQALGHSYQLAPNEGAFYGPKLEISLQDQLGRSWQCGTFQIDFNLPQVFEVAFVNDQGELERPVMLHQAILGSLERWIGILLEHHRGILPVWAAPTQVAIASISDKASAWAETIFSRLQQLNVRAECHNQDQTISKKIRELSKRRIPLIAIVGEQEAMSQTLNLRRLGAVERQEVSLAQFEQMLADLATPYQFLIPMAKAEDERLLASLTAKQKDERTGYDAKHSHPVLSRYFNGVIK from the coding sequence GTGGCAGATCACCGTGAACTTGCAAGGGATATGGACTTGTTCCACTTTGAGGAGCATAGTCCAGGAATGGTGTTTTGGCATCCCCAGGGACTACGGCTTTTTCATTGCATTGAAGACTTTATGCGACAGGTGTATCAAGCGCATGGGTTTGAAGAAGTGCGATCGCCCATTGTTCTAAGTCGATCACTCTGGGAGCGTTCAGGACATTGGGAAAAATTTCGTAAGGGGATGTTTGTAGTTGGCAGCGGAGACGCGGAGGCAGACAATGAATCAGCCCAATTCATCATCAATCCTAGTTATGCGCTTAAACCCATGTCGTGCCCTGCCCACATTGCTATTTATCAGTCCCACAAGCGCAGCTATCGAGAGAACCCCATGCGATTGATGGAATTTGGGATGTGCCATCGCAACGAACTCTCGGGTACATTATCGGGCTGTATGCGACTACGACAGTTTATCCAAGATGATGCCCATATCTTCTGCCGAGAATCTGATGTGCAGCATGCAATTAGCAATTTTCTCAACATGGTGCAGCAGGTTTATGCTGCCTTTGGCTATGAGCAGTTTTCCCTTCAGATTTCCCTCAGACCCGAACAACGGCTTGGCTCCGATCAACTTTGGGATCGTGCTGAGTCTCTCTTAATTGAGGCCGTTCAAGCTTTGGGACACAGTTACCAGTTAGCTCCAAATGAAGGGGCATTCTATGGTCCAAAACTTGAAATCAGTTTGCAAGACCAATTGGGGCGATCATGGCAGTGCGGTACATTTCAAATAGATTTTAATCTACCTCAAGTCTTTGAGGTAGCGTTTGTAAATGATCAGGGAGAACTGGAGCGTCCTGTTATGCTGCACCAAGCAATTTTAGGCTCACTAGAGCGCTGGATTGGCATCTTATTAGAACACCATCGCGGTATCCTTCCCGTTTGGGCTGCTCCGACACAAGTTGCAATTGCCTCTATTTCTGATAAAGCATCTGCTTGGGCGGAAACGATTTTCTCTCGGCTTCAGCAGCTTAATGTCAGAGCGGAATGTCACAATCAGGATCAGACAATTAGCAAGAAAATTCGAGAACTCTCTAAACGCAGAATTCCGCTGATTGCGATTGTGGGGGAGCAGGAGGCTATGAGCCAAACATTGAATCTTCGGCGTTTAGGGGCTGTAGAACGGCAAGAAGTAAGCCTCGCTCAATTTGAGCAGATGTTGGCAGATCTTGCCACGCCCTACCAGTTTCTTATCCCAATGGCAAAAGCTGAAGACGAGCGATTGTTGGCTAGCCTTACAGCGAAACAGAAGGATGAAAGAACTGGGTATGATGCTAAGCACTCACACCCAGTTCTCTCGCGTTATTTCAACGGCGTAATTAAGTGA
- a CDS encoding manganese catalase family protein — protein MFFHKKEAIHTVNTGEANPRFAQLLLEQFGGATGELTAALQYWVQSFHVEDPGLRDMLQDIALEEFGHLEMVGKLIEEHTRNVDQTEAYKSSLFAVRGMGPHFLDSQGSAWTASYINEGGDVVRDLRANIAAEAGARQTYESLIKLSTDEGTKRTLVHLLTREISHTKMFMKALDSLGKLDDPFFGNIPPDETVDIYYNLSSNGKDERGPWNSDENFKYVAQPAPQDEAQPTHQ, from the coding sequence ATGTTTTTCCATAAAAAAGAAGCGATTCATACCGTCAATACGGGCGAAGCCAACCCTCGTTTTGCTCAACTGCTGCTAGAGCAGTTTGGTGGAGCCACTGGAGAACTCACTGCTGCTCTGCAATATTGGGTGCAGTCGTTTCATGTTGAAGATCCTGGCCTTCGCGATATGCTTCAAGACATCGCGCTTGAGGAGTTTGGCCACCTAGAGATGGTTGGAAAGCTCATTGAAGAGCACACCAGAAATGTAGATCAAACAGAAGCCTATAAAAGCTCGCTATTTGCGGTGCGTGGCATGGGTCCTCACTTTCTTGATAGCCAGGGAAGCGCTTGGACTGCCAGCTACATCAATGAAGGCGGTGACGTTGTGCGTGACCTGAGAGCCAACATTGCGGCAGAAGCAGGTGCCCGTCAAACTTATGAATCATTGATTAAACTTTCTACCGACGAAGGAACAAAGCGTACGCTGGTACACCTGCTGACCCGCGAAATCTCGCACACCAAAATGTTCATGAAAGCGCTAGATTCCTTGGGCAAGCTTGATGATCCGTTCTTTGGGAACATCCCCCCCGATGAAACGGTAGACATCTACTACAACCTGTCATCCAACGGCAAAGATGAGCGAGGCCCGTGGAACTCTGACGAAAACTTTAAGTATGTTGCTCAGCCAGCTCCCCAAGATGAAGCCCAGCCGACACATCAGTAA